A portion of the Toxotes jaculatrix isolate fToxJac2 chromosome 16, fToxJac2.pri, whole genome shotgun sequence genome contains these proteins:
- the st6galnac6 gene encoding alpha-N-acetylgalactosaminide alpha-2,6-sialyltransferase 6: MGVKLSSKGQQSHRMVIFVAIFLLMMLLFLYGSNNVNEPVYAPLRVATNRILKTTDLKKWAGKDGYVPFHGNKNMTLHCHNCALVTSSSHVLGSQAGDEIDHTECVIRMNDAPTLGYENDVGSRTSLRVVAHSSVFRVVRRPNEFLHRTDNNSGIIFWGPPNKIGKDAKGTLYRLIQRVSMTYTNISCFSITPSKMRRFDSLFYSETGRDRQKSHSWLSTGWFTMVIAIEICDNIKVYGMVPPNHCGRKPGSKKMPYHYYKPRGPDECVTYIQHESSRRGNHHRFITEKQVFAHWAKLYNITFAHPKW, translated from the exons ATGGGGGTCAAGCTCAGTAGCAAG GGACAACAGAGCCACAGGATGGTGATCTTTGTGGCCATCTTCCTCCTGATGATGCTTCTCTTCCTGTACGGCTCCAACAATGTCAACGAACCCGTCTACGCTCCCTTGCGTGTGGCTACAAATCGCATACTCAAGACCACAGACTTGAAGAAGTGGGCTGGGAAAGACGGTTATGTGCCATTTCATGGAAACAAG AATATGACCCTGCACTGTCACAACTGTGCGCTGGTGACAAGTTCCAGCCACGTCCTGGGGAGTCAAGCAGGAGATGAGATCGATCATACAGAGTGTGTGATTCGTATGAATGACGCCCCTACGTTGGGGTATGAGAATGATGTAGGGTCCCGGACTTCTCTGAGGGTTGTAGCCCACTCCAGTGTGTTCAGGGTGGTCCGAAGGCCCAATGAGTTCTTACACCGCACAGACAACAACTCCGGGATCATCTTCTGGGGACCCCCGAACAAGATAGGGAAGGATGCCAAAGGAACTTTGTACAGACTGATCCAGAGAGTCAGCATGACCTACACtaacatttcatgtttcagtaTCACACCAAGCAAGATGCGCAGATTTGACAGTCTCTTTTATAGTGAGACGGGACGAGATAG ACAAAAATCTCACTCATGGTTGAGCACAGGCTGGTTCACGATGGTCATAGCCATTGAGATATGTGATAACATCAAAGTATATGGGATGGTTCCACCCAATCACTGCGG AAGAAAACCTGGATCCAAGAAGATGCCCTATCACTACTACAAACCCAGAGGGCCTGATGAATGTGTAACATACATACAGCATGAGAGCAGCCGAAGAGGAAACCACCATCGCTTTATTACAGAGAAACAGGTGTTTGCACACTGGGCAAAGCTGTACAACATCACCTTCGCTCACCCCAAATGGTGA
- the spout1 gene encoding putative methyltransferase C9orf114 homolog, which translates to MSTGVAAKRSKIVSPQPEERVDWKKRKAEIKEAKKQRKEAKLIKHLEKQKQEEAAEKAKLEESQNKKGRAYTVSVALPGSVLDNAQSTELRTYLAGQIARACVVFCVDEIIVFDEQGEDVKSVEGEFKGVGKKGHACIQLARILQYLECPQYLRKWFFPKHQDLQYAGLLNPLDSPHHMRIDEESQYREGIVLDRPSKQGQGSLVNCGMRKDVRIDKQLQSGLRVTVQLSKTQNQESKTFKGVVVAPHVPRTEGGLYWGYSVRLASCLSAVFTESPYKEGYDLTVGTSERGSNMDQTTLSPFKHLLVVFGGLQGLEASVDADQNLDVTDPSVLFDLYLNTCPSQGSRTIRTEEAILISMAGLRQKITAAFSDVSSGSVKN; encoded by the exons TAAAGGAAgctaagaagcaaaggaaagagGCCAAGCTGATTAAACATttggaaaagcagaaacaggaagaagctgcagaaaaagCAAAACTTGAAGAAAGCCAGAACAAAAAAG GTCGGGCTTACACTGTGAGCGTGGCCTTGCCAGGTTCTGTCCTGGACAACGCTCAGTCCACTGAACTTCGTACATATCTGGCTGGACAGATCGCTCGAGCCTGCGTTGTGTTCTGTGTGGATGAGATCATTGTGTTTGATGAACAAGGGGAAGATGTCAA GAGTGTTGAAGGTGAATTTAAAGGTGTTGGGAAGAAGGGACATGCTTGTATTCAGCTTGCCAGAATACTTCAGTATCTTGAATGTCCACA GTACCTGCGCAAGTGGTTTTTCCCAAAACATCAAGATTTACAGTATGCAG GTTTGCTTAACCCTTTAGACAGTCCTCACCACATGAGAATAGATGAGGAGTCACAATACCGGGAAGGCATCGTCCTCGACAGGCCAAGCAAACAAGGTCAAGGTTCATTAGTCAACTGTGGAATGAGAAAG GATGTTCGGATTGATAAACAGCTGCAGTCTGGACTTCGTGTCACAGTACAGCTCAGCAAGACCCAGAATCAAG AGAGCAAAACATTTAAAGGTGTGGTGGTGGCTCCTCATGTGCCCCGGACTGAAGGAGGTCTCTACTGGGGTTACAGTGTCCGCTTGGCATCTTGTCTCA GTGCAGTTTTCACAGAAAGTCCATATAAAGAAGGATACGATCTGACTGTTGGCACATCAGAGAGAGGCAGCAACATGGACCAAACCACACTGTCGCCATTCAA GCATCTTTTGGTAGTTTTTGGAGGTCTTCAGGGATTGGAGGCCAGTGTAGATGCTGACCAAAACCTGGATGTGACTGACCCCAGTGTTTTATTTGACCTTTACCTGAACACATGTCCCAGTCAGGGCAGCAGGACCATTCGCACAGAG GAAGCCATCTTGATTTCCATGGCAGGGCTGAGACAGAAGATCACAGCTGCCTTTTCAGATGTTTCCAGTGGTTCAGTGAAGAATTAG